The Candidatus Fusobacterium pullicola genome includes the window TATAAAGATTTTATTTTTTCTTCCTCTGATAGTAATATAGGTAGAAAAGCTCTTATTTCTATTATGCTAGAGGACAAAAAAGGAGCTCTATCTGAAATACTGAACTTCTTCTATTCCTTAGAATGTAACATAATAACTATCAATCAGAATATACCTATCAATGAAGTAGCTTCTATCATTATCTCAATGGATATCTCTGATACTAAAATTCCTATAGAAGAGATTCTAACATCTTTAAAGAATATATCCTATGTTGTTTCTGCAAGATTAGTTGCTTTAGAATAAAAAAATTCAATTACAATTTCCTAAGATATAAAAAAATGTAACTATTCAACTACTAAAATAGCTGAATAGTTACTTTAAATATCTCTTCTTATAAAACTTATATTAATTTAAAATTTTTAATTCTCTTTATTAATAAATTAATAATTTTCTTTTCTTACTTCAAAATAACTTTGAGAGTAATTACATACTGGACATACTTCTGGAGCTTTTGGTCCTACCACTAAATGTCCACATACACGGCACTCCCACATCACTTGAACACCTTTATCAAATACTTTTTGCATCTCTACATTTCTTAATAAAGCACGATAACGCTCCTCATGTGATTTTTCAATAGCTGCTACTTTACGGAATTTTTCTGCTAATTCTGGGAATCCTTCATCTTCAGCATCTTTTGCAAATCTATCATACATGTCAGTCCACTCATAGTTTTCTCCCTCTGCTGCAGCTAATAAGTTTTCAGCTGTATTTCCTATATGTCCTAAAGCATCAAACCATAATCTTGCATGTTCTTGCTCATTTCTTGCAGTAGATAAGAAAATTTCTGC containing:
- a CDS encoding ACT domain-containing protein, with product MKGKYLIVDKSILPDYFEKVIEVRNLLRDGKFQNVSEAVKEVGISRSTYYKYKDFIFSSSDSNIGRKALISIMLEDKKGALSEILNFFYSLECNIITINQNIPINEVASIIISMDISDTKIPIEEILTSLKNISYVVSARLVALE